GCGCCCGGGCCTGTACCTTTCCTTGGCACTTGGGCACCGTCTGCTCATGTGCTGCAGGTTCACCTGCACTGTGGGCTGCAGGGGACTCACAGCTCCAAAGAGACCTGTCCTTTGCTGAGCACTAGCCAGTCACCCTGTGGAGCAGATGTCCCTCTGTCCAGTTTACAGATGAAAGAGGGAGACCAGAATGAGTGTCTTGGGGTAAACCCAGGCCACCCAGGAGGCCACAGGGGGCCAGGTGGAGCCAGCGCTGGGCTGTCTACCAGGCTTGGAACCACACATTCCCTGGCGCCTCTCAGAGTGGCCTCAGCCGGGAAGAGCCGCCCCTGCTGCTGTCCCTGCACCTCCCCACAGGTGGCCCCATTGTTTGAAGTATCATTCTCTCCCTTGCAAAACCACACCCTTTGCTTTCTTGCAAAGCCTTGTACAACTCCCTTCACCCACAAAGCCAGGACATTTCCACCCTGCAGCAGACAAACAGGAAGCCAAGGTCTGGAGGGACAAGGGAGCCACCCAAGGCCACAGGGAGGCAGCTGCCTTTCAGCATCCCACCCGCCACACAGAGTGTGACCCGCCTCTGCCACAGAGGACCCACCTTCAGCCTTCCAGGGAGCCACGTGCACACCTGCCCAGTGAGCTCCCACTTGTCTAGTTACCTACCCCTCCATCCTCCACccgcccacccacccacccatccatccatcgtCTTCCGTCTGCCCATCCATACATACTCCTCTCCTTTCATCTCTCCACCACTCACTTTCTCAATACCACCCATCGGAATGTCATTCTCCACCCACCCGCTCATCCCTCTACCCATCAATCCAGCCGTCCACCCATCTATCTAGGCATCCTCCATCTATCCATTctcccatccatcatccatcgaCACACCACCCACCCATCCTCCATTCATTCACCATCGATCTGGCCACACAGCCAACCACCGATCAGGACCTTGAAGAACAGCAATGGAGGAGGCGGATCCCGGGAAGGGCTATGAAGGAGGAGCACCTGCGTGGCCTTATGACACAGGGAAGATGTGAGCCATCACTGTGAGAGGCCTGGCACAGGAGAGGGTGTGGACGTGAGTTGGTGTGTGGTAAGAGGTGGACAGTGAAGAAGGCCAGAGGGCTGGCAGAGCCCTGCTGTCAGGGGCCTAAAACTCCCGAGCTCAGGTTTGGTCCAAAGGTCCTCAGTTGGGAGAAGACGGGCAATGATGAGGGGCCAGGCCGGGGCCCCATACCCAAAGGGGCCTACTGGCCAGCAGCACCCCCGTGCCACCCCGACTTTACTAGGCACTCGCCTTTTCCCACAAGGGTCAAGCCTCTGCTTTGTGGGCACCAGGTGGAGAGAGTCCAGGACCGAGGACACCTGCCAGGACCCTAGCTGGCCAGCCGGGCTGCAGTTCCTGTGGGGTCTCCCTGCAGCTGACCTACACCTGGGTCTGGAGGCATCTGTGAACCCCACGGGCAGAGCCAGGTGACACGAGGGGGGTCTGCTGGAGGTGTGCCAGCACAGGGCAGGGCCACACTTCTCAGACTGGGGCTCCCAGGGAGGCCTCTGAGGGGTCCCGCCCCGGAGGGTTGGTGAGTGACAACCGTTCCCGTGCCACCACCCATTCCTGCCAGCCCTCCCCACTCTGCCCTGTGCCGCCCCACTGAGTCACGGCCAGATCCGCCACCGCCCAGGAGCAGGAGCTGCGGGGGCTGGTATAAATCCTTAACATGGGGCCAGCCACCCTCCCAGCGCCAAGCACCCAGGAATGGCCTCTTCCTGGGCCACGCGGCTGCTGCTCCTTGCAGCCTGGAGCATGGGCTGTGGTGAGTAGTGGGGGAATCCGGCGGGACCCTGCCCTGGGCCTCAGTCTGCCCACCTCCCAGAGGGCGGGGGCTGTTGGGGGTTGTATGGCTCTCAGTGAGCCTCCAGAGCCCAACTGCACCCTGGGAGAGTGTCATGGCTCCACTCTCCTTGAAGGGAGACGAGGCTGGGGTGGTAAGGTGCAGGTTCACACCCGTCTCCAGCCAGCCCGCCCTGGAAGGAGCTCAGCAGGTGTCCTCCAGCCCTATCCTCCGGCTCCAGGATGGGCTGAGCTGGCCAGGTGATGAGGTTCTGCTGCCCCCCCAGGTGAGGCCTTCAGGTGCTACTCCTGCGAGCGGCCCACGCCCATTTACGCCTGTAAAAACATTACCTACTGCAAGCTGGAGGACACGGCCTGCAAGACCACACTGGAGAAGGTGGAGAACGGTGAGGCTGGGCCCAGGGCAGGCCCCAGCACAGGGCGGGCCCACCTCTCCCAAAGGCCTCCCTGGGTGCACCTTGCTCCTCTTGGCCTGGGAGGCAGAGGGGCAGGAAGTGCAGGGTGGAGGCTTCCCATCTGAGAGGGGTGCCTGCAGCAAGGGAAGCTCAGTACCCCAGACCCCAGGCCCCAGGCACTGGGAGTGGGGTGCACTCTGCTCAGACTGTTGGATGGTGCTGCTACAGCCTCAGGGCTGGGCTCCCTCTCAGGCCCGGGCACCGCAGGTGCTCCGGGCACTAGTGCTATTATTAGAAAAACCTGTCACCGTTGGGGTTGGGGACTGGAAGGCTCCCAGATCTGGGACAGGAATGCCGGTGGGGTTGGAGGAGGTAGGAAGCAAAGGTGGTGATCAGGAGCAGCAGGGGGGACACACAGAGCCAGGCAGGCACTGCAGTGAGTGCAGGCTCTGACGCCTGCCCACTCTGCAGAGTACCCTTTCGACCAGAGCCCCATGGTGACCCGCTCCTGCTCCGACTCCTGCCTAGCCACTGACCCCGACAGCATCGGGGCTGCCCACCCCGTCTTCTGCTGCTTCCGCGACCTCTGCAACTCAGTGGAGGCAGCCCAGCTGGGTGCTGGGACTCTGGCCACAGTGGGAGCAGTGCTCCTCGGGCACCTCCTCTCCTGACAGGGCCTAGCACTGCTGGCGGCCACCCCTGCCTACATGTCTCCGTGAGCGGAGCTCACTGGGCCTCAGGCCACTCACTCTGTCCCCAAAACgtgtacaaaataaataagccGAGGGTGGAGATGAGTTTTGTCCTTCCTGGGCACTGAGAGCCCACAGAGGGGTCTTTAGGAGAGCTGGGCCCGCTTGGCCTGCTCCAGGCTCCCGACCCTCTTTTTCACCCAAGGCCTTTGGATCCAGTTCCCAGAAGGGAAGACAGAGGCCTGGGGCAGAAATGCCTTCTGGGTCACCCTTCCTGCAGACTAACCCCACGTCTCAGGCCAGAACCTGTTCCTTAGTCCTAGGAAAACTCTTCCTAAGAAGCACCCCTCAAATCCTGGGGGTCACTGCTACCCCAGGGTGGAAAGGGGTTAGGATCTGATTTTCCCCATGACTGGGGGGGGTCTGGTTCTGACCAGCCTGGCGGTGCCATCGATGCAGCCAGGGAGCAGAACAGGAGGTCACAAgaagccccccaccccaggtctTCCCAGGGCAGATGCAGTCATCCATCTGATGACAGGCTTCAGTCACCCCTCTGACAATGGTCTGCTCATCACCTTGGGACAGCTAGGACAACCAGATGAGACTGGACAGTGCCAGCTTGTCTCCCAGACCCCATGGGCAAGACGGGTTCTGTGCCAGCCTGGACTTGTAGCAGTCCCAGTGAGCACCAGCCAGGGCTGCCTGGGGGACATACAGTCCTCAGGGCTGAGCCCCAAGAGTGTGCCCTCGGGTTCTCACCCGGCCCTCGCCCCTCACGGCGCTCCGCTCCATCATGGGTACCCAGTGTCGGTGCCCTTTCCAGGCCCCGGTTCCCATCCGTGTCCTCGTGGCAGTTTCTGGGTTCTGCCCCACAAAGTCTTGGGTCATCAGGCTCCGTAGGCCACCAGGCCATGACCCTGGGGTCCCTTTGGCACCTGCTAAGCACTGATGACAGCAGGCTGGCCGGCTTGGCAAACACCCAGcacacacccaagggcacagggAAGTAGCTGGGATGGTGGTGAGGCTCCTCTACCTGCCTGAGGGCACCCCTCTGGGTTCTCTGCGGGGCTGGCACCTGCAGTCCCCAGTTAGGATCATTTCCGCCTTACGGACCTCCAGTTCGCCCGGGATCCTGGATGAGAGTCTAGGGGTCAGAGCCTCAGCCTTGCCCTGGGGACCGAGCAGATGTCACTCCCCAGCAGAGGAATTGGGGATGTGCCTCCAGGCCCTTTGAGAGGCAGAGGAGGTGGGGATGGGAGAGCCTTGATGGTCATCCCCATCCCTGGGGCGGCGGCAGCGCGGCCAGCAGAGGGCGCGCGTCCGAGCCCGGGAAGTCGCGATAGTCAGGATCCCTCCGCGCACCAGAGCGCTGCGGGACCTGGGGGAATCCACACCCCGAGCCTGGCTAAGCCTCCAGCCCAAGAGACGCAGGGAGCTCCGAAAGCCGTTGCTCTTGGTTGACCTTGGGAACGCTCACCTGCCCCGACCGCACACATGGATATAATATCTTATTCGAATCATTAAGCCCAGAATTCTGTCCAGGAGAGATGCTCCACCGACCCCAGGGGCAGCTGCTGAGCCAGGGACCCCGGAGAGGCTTCTCCGCATGGTGCCAAGCAAGGGCCATGGCCCCATCCTGAGCATCCCCTGCCGGCCCCACTCCCAGCTCCTACCGGCACTGGGTACAGTGGCCCGATGCCCACCACTTCCAGTCTGGAGTTCTGCCCAGACAAGCTGCCCCTGTCTGGCAGCACTCAGTTCAGACCTTGCCACATCCCAGCAGCGCCCCAGCGCGTCCTCTCCAGATGTCCCTCAGAAAGCCTTGAAAGGTCTAGCCAGAACCTTCCTGGACCCCTTAGATGAGGGGGGAAAGGCATTGAGTGGCCACCCCTGTGCAGTGCCCACAGGCTCACAGCAGGGTGCAGATAACAGAGCAGGGGGCAGTCTCTCCAGTCCCACTCCCCTTGCCTTTCCAGGGTTCCCTGGGCAGGTGGGCAGAGCACAGGCATGGTGCATACTCCACATTCACCTGCTGTCTTGGGGACCACTCCTCAAAAGGCCTGCACAGCAGCTCCTATGCTGTCTCTCCTCCACCAAGGCCCAGTGGCCTCTGCCCCTAACTGCCACCTCCATCCTGTCCCAAGTCCCGAAGTTGAGGGTCCCTGACCCAGAATGGGGCATGACCTCTTAGAGCCATCCCTTGACTGGAAGGAACCGGGCGGCCTGGGCAGGTACCTGTGGTCTAGTGCAAGGCTCATGGGccagcagggcagggaggccagCTGGGAACTTGGGGCAACTCCTGGTCTCATGTTCTGCAGGAACTGGACAAGTCCTGCCCTGCCAGCCTGACCCTAAGCTCAAGGGTGGCCCAACCCGCCTACACAGTATCCCGTGCCATCCTGGGAATGGGACCCCAGGGGCGTCCAGGCTTTGGAACCAGAGTTTTCCCAGCACATACCTTTAAACTTTGCTAGACCTTTAAAACTCTTTAATCTTGTGCTTTCTTTAATTAAGACAAAAAGGAGCAGCTATGGCCAGGAGGGCAGCATGGGGCGGGAGGTGGCAGGTGAGGGTCCAGGGCAGCTCCTGGGGGAGGCAGTTCTGGCCTTCAGGTGATGTCCTGACCCTGGGCTGGCAGGGCAGGTGTGGGGGTTCCCGGAGCAGGCAAACAGAGATCCCCACACCCAGCGCTCCTGGCCTCAGTACCCCAGCTAGGCAGGGCGTGGCCAGAGCCTCGGGACCAGCCCACTTGGTCCTAGGTTTTCTCGGCAGCTCTGGGTTGACCCAGGCCTGTTTCCCCCATTGTAAGGTAAGGGATTAGGCAGGAGTAGGCAGCCTGAGCCAGCTTCCAGTGTTCTCTAGGAAGGCCTGAGAGCAGCTGCCCAGGGACCTATATCACAGAGAATGCAAGACCCTTCCCTGACCCCAGTCCATGCAGGGAGCAGCGCTTAGAGTGGGGCAGGGTATGGGGCAGGCACAATTGGGGGAGAGAGGTGCTGTTGGCCCAGAGGGCAGGCTTCAGTCTGAGGTAGCACAGGCCTAGTGGGTACGGATGGGTGCAGGCAGTTGAGGGTGCCCTTGCAGAATACCCCCAGCTGTTCCCTCCCTAACCAGAACACTCCCAGCAACCCTTCCGGGAACCTTTGGGCCACAAACCCCAGTTGCCTGCCCCGCCCTCCAACCCAGCCTGGAAGGAGAGGCAGGAGACCAACTCTGCACCAGGGGACCCTGTTCTCTGGGGCAGGTGCAAGGCTCATAGGccagcagggcagggaggccagCTGGGAACTTGGGGCAACTCCTGGTCTCATGTTGTGCAGGAACTGGACAAGTGCTGCCCTGCCAGCCTGACCCTAAGCTCAAGGGTGGCCCAACCCACCTACACAGCATCCCCTGCCACCAGAGAACATCCTGGGAATGTTCCCTCCCAAGTGCTTTCCACCACCACCCCACTCTACTCCCCTCCTGAGCCTGAGCCTTACtgggggccagagggagcaggcttACAATGCTGTCCCTGCAGAGGGCCAGGAGCAGAGCCCATGCCCAGCACTGTTCTGGCCCCTGCTTCACTCCGCACAGCTTCAGCTCCAGGATCCATGCTCAGGCCACTCCTGCTGTCCCTCTGCTCCAGGTACATCCCCTACCTGGAACTATGGGATAGTGGCCTTACTACAGGGATGATCAGGGCCCCCTCTGCCCATCCATCCCCAACTAGCAGGCAAAACTGGGTCAGGCACCAATGCCACTCCATTGCGTCCAGCATGGGGCCCAGCAGAGGGTGTCAAGCAGGTGAAGGGGACTATGGTGGTCACAAGGTCACTCCAGCTGGAGCCCAGCCTGGCCTGCCCATTTTGTGGGAAATGCCAACTGACCAGCTGGGTAGGTAACCAACTGCCCCTAGGCAGAAGCTGATGGGCAGGCAGTGGAGGAAGCGGTCACTGGTCCTTGATGACATCACTGAGTCCACTCTCGGCCCGAAGCAGCTGGCTGCTGGCCTCATTGTAGGTGATCCAGTGCTGCAGGTCCTCTGGCAGCTCGGGGGGCTCCACCTGCAGGACAGGAGGGTGAGGCTCCGGGGCTTCCACCTGCTGCTATGGGGATGAGTGAGGGGTACAGCCCAGGGTCCTGTACCAGCCAGGCTGCTGCTCTCCCATCTCTGGGCCTCTGCCCATGCTGTTCCCAGGCATGTGACCTTCCATGAGGCCCCTCCCTGTCACCTACTCAGTCCCCAGGCCCCTCTGAGCTCTCACTTTGGTCCTAGCTCTCTAGATACAACCCCACCTCTGCCAGGCCTGCCTCCCCAGAGCCAGGTAGAATCCTGGAGCCATTAGAAGACAGGGTGCAGGGCAGAGCTTTCTGGGAGCCCTTCTGTTCATCAAGCACCAAGAAGACCCAACTTAATGTCCCAGGTCAGCTCT
This window of the Ictidomys tridecemlineatus isolate mIctTri1 chromosome 7, mIctTri1.hap1, whole genome shotgun sequence genome carries:
- the Slurp1 gene encoding secreted Ly-6/uPAR-related protein 1; the protein is MASSWATRLLLLAAWSMGCGEAFRCYSCERPTPIYACKNITYCKLEDTACKTTLEKVENEYPFDQSPMVTRSCSDSCLATDPDSIGAAHPVFCCFRDLCNSVEAAQLGAGTLATVGAVLLGHLLS